The genomic stretch TGGGGGCTTCAAAGTGTCTGTAGGGTAAATAGAGAACAGGGCAGACCACAAGATGCCTTAAGTCATCCCAGCCTTGGGAGACAGCCTTGGAcatgcctgccacacaagcatgaggacttgaggtCTATCCCAAACCAATACAGAAGCCAGGACTCATAGCCATGCCAAGCTTCTACATAGGTTCTGTGGATCCTGCATAggttcaaactcgggtcctcaatgcttgcccagcaaatgctttgcccactgaactatctccccagccccctttaCATACACTAAGAACTTGTTAAGACAACCTCACCACACAACATACCAATTGCCCACCCTCAGTCCCACCATACTCTGCGGGCTCCACAGCACATGTCATATATTTCCCACTGAATACGCTCTATTAAGACAAGAGGGTAGGTATAAAAGTACTGGCAATTATGATGGCGTTCATGTtaatgagaataaataaaatggcatTGATACGATAAATTTAccaattctgtttttattagaagtgtgtgtgtgtgtgtgtgtgtgtgtgtgagagagagagagagagagagagagagagagagagagagagagagagagagagagagagagagattacacaGGGTACACAGGATATCTGGCAgtatattaaatatgaaattcaAAAGGCCCATTCTATCCCTGCAACTTTATGATTCCATGCATGCCTGGAAGCATGCTACTCCattcattttgcaaaattaaatgtAATGCTCCCCTGTATTATAGACTCGCCTCACTTCATATAAAAATTACATCCCTGAAAGGTCTTGTGTAAATTTAATTTGGGGAGactgaattacattttaaatatagtaGGCTCACCAGCTATTTAAAGACATGCTGTAATGTCTCACTTATAtaatgccttttttaaaaaataaataaggattcCTTTGAAGTAAGGCATCTTTATATAGATGTGAGCCATCATAAAGCTAATTTTCATGGCTGAATCGTGGCTAGTCTGTCTCCACTCTTCAATGATGAGAGAACTAAGAGCAGTGGTCGGAATCACCATTGTAATAATCAAATTCTCTTGAGAGGAGAAGCAGTAGTAGGTTAATTAACCTATCAGAGTTCACACCACTAGGAAGTTGTAGAAGTGATATTTGACCTTGGCCCATTTCTGAGCCCGCCTTGTTAACACAATTGTGTGAACTGAAAAGACAAGGCAGACAGTCGCATTGAGTATGACCGTTATCCCCACCAATCTCCAGAATATCTGAGGCAAAGGTGGTGGAGACTGGCTGAGTTTCTACACATATCTTCTTTGGAATAAGATAGATCTGTTCAAAAACTTCACCAAAGATGAATAACCCAGTTACAAATGTCAGCACATCTCTGTGTTGAGTATCAGACAAACTTGTTAGCATTTGTCTGCTAAAGACGACTTTGGTAGAACTATTTaggttgggaaaagatttccacCCATGACTGTTCAGAAACAATTACTAAGGGAAAGGTTTTAGTTGATTCtggtattttcataaaattgcaTCATCCTTCAGGCATACATGCTTTCTCCCATCCCCTCACTCTTCTTAGGCTTTTATGCAAGTTTCCAAATCAAAGAGCCTATTATTGCATTAAGACAGACCCACTCTGGCGTGTGTTTCCTCTGTTTATTCCGTAAACCTGAGAAATGACCAGCTACTATTAAGGTATCTGGACACAGTCCACCACCAGGACCAGCATTGCTGAAGGCAAAAGGAAGGGCAGACAAATTGCCCCAGAGAGGAGGAAGCAAACTCTCTCATCTGGAGATCTGGGCTTTTGCCAGTAGGTGGTGCCAGAGTGTGGGATAATCCCGGGAAATGATGCTCGAGGATGGTGTTTTCCAGGAAGCCGCTCTGAGAAGGCCACGAAGAGACACTCAGGGTGTGGGATTACTCCAGGAAGTGGCACATGAGTGGGGTGTCTGTAAAAAGTCATATTTGGAAAGGGGGCCTTTGCAGTTTTGATTAAAGTTCATGAAATGGGGAGATGATGACATAAATTATTTCGGAAGCCTCCACATGCAATCACATTTGTTATTATAAGAAGAGATCCAAGTGATGCAACCATAAGCCAAAGAACACTTGCAGATTCCAGAAGATAGACAGGTCAAGGAAGGCTCCTCCCCCAACGCTTGAGGAAAGTGCTGCCCTGCTGACACTGTGACTGTAGATTCTGACCTCCAGAACGGTCAGAGAGTAAATCTGATTGTTTCAAGCAATTAACTTTATAATAAACTAAATACAATACTACATTGTTAAAGCATAATTTTCTCAGTTTTAGAAATCACATTGAATTATGCACTATTGTTCCTTCATTACAAAATAATTCATTAGAGGCAAAtttttcttagggtttctattcggtcaattttatttttatttgttttggtttctggATGCTACAGAGAAAGTTCATAGAATCCTTGGTCAAGGTAGTCTGCAAAATAAGAAACGTGACAcagtgtgtcttagttagagtttctgttgttgtggtaaaacaccatgaccaaaagtaacttggagaggaaaagattttattttatcttacaagcCTCAGGTCAGAATCTATCACTGAGGTAAGTCAGGTCAGAAACTTAAGGTGGAAACCTGGAAGAGGGAACCAAGGCAgggccatggaagaacactgtttactggcttgctccccttggcttgctccccttggcttgctcaacctAATTTGTATACCATCCCTGCccccctgcctagggatggtaccatcTTCAGTGAGCTGTGCCCTCCACATCAaacattaatcaggaaaatgtccaacagatttgcctacaggccgatctgatggaggcattttctcagtgaagattccctcttccaagaCATGTCTAGGTTTGGGttgagttgacaaaaactaaccagcatagcaCAGATTTCATCAACCTAATCCCAGTCATTTGCTCACAGTACTGGGTTTCTGAAGATTGATTCTTCACCAGGGGTACTCTTTTTTCTTGGACTATAATCAACACAAAACTCATTTTTCAAAATACCAAATCCATTTCCAAAATATTAGCTAAAACTAGGGCCCCATGTCAACTAGAAGATTCTGATCTGTTGGTATCTGCCATTGGAAGAATAATCCTGAGGAGGAACTTAATACTGTAAACTGGGGACAGTTGGCAATATTGTATGTGTTTAGTATTCTGGATTATTAGGTATGTGCTAATGTATTTATTACCTTGAGAACTTCATGGGGGTGGGTCTTGGCGGGATATGCCTTTTCTTATTGTGTCCTTGAAGgttggtttttatttcattatttttctagaCTGAGGCCCATGTAGCTCACACTGGCTACCACTCCCTATCTAGCTGAAGacaaccttgaatttctggtcctcctgcctccactcttcccatgattatatgcatgcaccaccacacctacctaTATGCAGACgcagtgctgagaatcaaacttaggacctcatatatgctaggcaagtactccacaGCTAGATCCCCAGAGCACCAAGCGACTATTTTAATGTTAAATCTTTCATGTTGCCACATGAAAAACAGTCTCTGTAATTTATGATATTTATATCTACACCCCTAACCATAGAGAAAATTAGCACAAATCAGTCTGCTTTCCATGCCTTAGAGGATGCACCTTCATCTTTTCCAGCAAAATCTAAAACTCTTATTGATACAGCTAAGCAGTAGGGTCTGTGGTCTTTAAACACCTTTAAAACTAATCTTCCTTGTCCTGAGAGGGGCATGATATCTACAGTAGAGTGAATGGATGAGCTATGGAAGAAAGCTCAGGtctagaagatggctcagtggataataGGGCTTActcatgtaagcatgaggacctgaattcaaatccctagcacctacataaaaactAGGCATGGCCATGcaatgcctataaccccagcattgggcCACAGAGACCATTGACTCCTGGGAgcacactggctggccagcctagcccaaTTAGTAagcttcaggttcaatgagagaccatgtctcaagggaataagtcGTAGAATACAGAGGAGGACACTGACATCCGTACCTggcctatgtgtgtgcacacataccatACGCAttgcatacataaacacaaacacacataccactcacacacatcacatacacaagaagaaaggaaggaagggctgaagggaataaaggagagaaaaaaaagaaaaggggaaaaaagatacAAGTCCTATAGAAAATTCTGCTTGTGTCCATATCCAGGAATACCAAAAGGGTACCTGGAGTATTGGTTTAAATTCCCCAAATCTGCTACTGTAGTGAGTGAGCTCTTTATTACATGTCAAAAGGTTTTCATAGAAACTAAatgtcagctgggcggtggtggcacacgcctttaatcccagcactggagaggcagagccaggcggatgtctgtgagttcgaagccagcctggtctataaagtgaggtCCAAGGCagcagccaaaactacacagagaaaccctgtcttgaaaaacaaaaacaaaaacaacaaccaaaaaaaaaaaaaccacaaagcccaGTTCACATCAGAGGAATTATATATGTGAATGCGGCAGGGGGCGGGACAGGGGTGGAGAAGAggcgggaagagggaggaggtcaatggaaaaatgaaaaaaaaaaatcacccaaaacagaagaaaatgtaaagcaaatgaGAGTGGAAGACCTTGGAAAGCAGCCTTTTCCTGGTGACTCAGAAGGCCATGCTCAGAGCTCCTTCCTCACCACGCCACCATGGGCCTTCCTATGGAAAGAGGTAACGTGGTGCTGACCAGTGGCTAAGGAGCTAGACTGTCCTTCACCCCAAGACAACACTCAAACACTGTCTCCTGACAACTGTGCATGCTGTCTATCCTCGCAGCGTTTGCCCTACAGAAAAAGATTGTGGCGCCGATGGATGTGAGTGTTCTGGGCAGTAATCACATGTTTCATTGCACATTAGTGAATCTGCACATTACATTCAAGCGAGTCTGGCACACAGCTCCATCTCCTTTACTATAATCAGAACCCAATCATTAATTACAGCATTGTCAAAAATTGTTCTTCTGGTACTAACACTTAGTAAACATTCCAAGCGgtgtttctttgtggtaaaaaaaatttttaatgacatCAAAGGCTGTATTTCCATTCCCACAGTTTGCTTTGGAGAGGATTTTTGTTCTTGCAGGCAAAGAATAGGATAAAAATAATCCTTAAACTAGAGGCTCAGAGTATAAGTAGACAATGATAACTCCAACGGAGGTATTAAAGTTAAATGTTGGACAAATGTGTAAATGTCCAAAAAATGtatgtttaatataaaaatagtccTGACTTCTGCTTGTTGATTAGTTACTCCACTCCCTGGAACAATTAGGTAATTAATCACTAAACTAGAAGTATTTTCTGTCCTATGACTGGGAATGTTTTGGTGTGTGGCTTGGAGAAGCCTGAGTAAACTAGAGGTGACCTTCAAATCTTCCTTTGAATAAGAATTACCATAGCATTTGATGTTTTGAAAgtgctcctttctctctcatttcatCTTCACTTAACCTTATGAAATGAAGTTGCCGTCAtcagagagcagaagaaaggaaTTAATGATGTGTACCAAGGCCCCAGAACCAAGACAGGCTGGAAACCAAGTCTCTCCAGTTCCTAAGTCCCGAGTCTTGTCTTCACATTGAACCCCACACGTTTGTCAGCCTGTGGCTTCCGTCCACTGTCCCACTCAcgttccttccttcccctgcatTCTCCACATGTAGACACAAGAATGCTCACGGCTGCCTCCCTGGACTGTCTGGGCCCTGGTGAATCGGGCATGTTGAGAGCAGTACCCAGCCAGCCCCCAGCTGAGCCCTCTCCAAAGCAGGTGTCTGCTTGCTGAGAGCCAATGGCAAAGCTCAATGATCTCTCCAGGAAAGCAGTAAtaggaagagaacaggaagagtGGGGGATAAATTGCAAAGTAGCAGGCAGGTCATGTGTTGACATCAGACATTTCAAAGGCTTTCTTCTGAGTTCAGAGTTTAGGATTTTGGAGAAGCCCCAAGTGCATGCTTCAGTGGTCAATCCCAGCACAAAAACCAGGCAGACGGGAGAAAGGGAATGGGGAGAGAAAAGCCTGCAGAGATAGAGGAGAAGCCAGGCTGCTGAGCCTGGCTGCCCACAATTCCAAAGCAGTGATCACATCTCTTTGTACCTAGTCGTCCCTGACCTCAGCAGCTGTCTCTTCCTGCCGAGATGGTCCCTGCCCAGTAGGACAGTCCATGGCTGCCAATGGACCAGATTGTCTCCCCTGCCCAGCTCTCAGGGGTGGGTAGCCACAATAGTGAATCATTTCTAGGGAAAAGAGCTGACATGGATGGAATGTGCCTGGATGTCCAACATTGCCCATCTATGACCAGAAGGTCACAAGGTGACTTTCAATCTGAGATCTGGGTTGCTTAGGTGGCAACTGGCAAAGCTAAATAGCCATGTGCTGAGAGAGCATGCCTCAGTTCTATCCAAGAAGATAGGAGGTGGAGCTGAGGACACAGGAAGATCCTGAAGTCCATGACTGTGTAACTCACAGTTGAGCAGATCTTCCACTGAGATGGGAACTACTCCCTTACATGAAGTTGAATACAGGCCCCTGAACTCCCAGTGTACTCTTCTAGCTGTGATTTATACCTGTACTGCTTCCCAGTGCGTGGGCTTCTCTAGTAAGTGTAGTGCATCCTGGGGACTCCTGAGCAGCCATCCCACTGGACTAAATACAATGCTCTTGCAAAAGCCTCCGGTGCCTCCCTGTAGGCTCCACACACTCATGTAATAAACGGGCAGATCTAAGAAAGGCTCCCAGGTATGTCCATCCTTTTGAAATTTTGACACAATGTTTTTATCTATCTACAAAATTCATGTGGGAGAATCCCACATTACAATAAAAAATAGCAAGCTTATGTTTTGAgtgtcatggtttgaatgtgaaatgtcccccatagacaCATGCATTTCAGTGTTTGGTTCCCACCTGCTGGGGCTGTTtaggaaggttgtggaacctttaagaagtaCAGCCTGACTGAAGAAAGTGGGGGTCGGGCCTTGAGATTGTACAGCCCAACCTCACTTCCTATTCacttccacttcctgtctgtagagGCAATATGGCCAACTAGCTTCCCACTCCTACTGCCTGCAtcccttccccatcatgatggaatgTGTTTCCTCCGACTGTacggcagggaaaaaaaaatcttccttccttcaattGTTTATTGTCAGgaattttgtcacaacaatgaaaAAGGTAATTAATACAGTAAGTTAACGATGTTTGTGGTGGGCTGCATTCATAGCTATCCTTGGCCCAGGGAGCTGGCTATGGGTTGGACATGTCTGTCAGTGGGTCCATCTGTCTAGTGTCCATGGCTAGGGAAATAGAAGAGGACATGCAGGGCTGAATGGGTAACAGGTTTCACCTTTACATGGTAAAACTagacaagaggagagagaggtccATCTGGGCTCTCTTTGGACCAGGACCTATGCATAAGGCCCTGTGGAGCTGCAAGATGTGTGTAGGTGAAGTTATAGGAGCTGTGGAGGATGAGAGATGCAAGGGGCATGGAGACAGGGCAACTGACGAGAGCTTCTGGGCTGGAAACCAAACTTTCCAGAACACCATTGAAGTGCCTGGACCAGAGATTAAATTCTGCTTACTTTCATGGTGGATGCCCGAGACTCTGAGCAAAGATTGGGCCACACTGTAGATCCCACAGAACTTAGGAGGGTCCTATTTGTTATGCATAAAGTTGCTATGGAAACCATCTGGCTGTATTCATCCGGGCCACATGTCTCcaaactgtgtttttatttaggtGATCCCTCCCCAGAGGTCATGGGTCAGCAAACATAACCTTCAAGTAAAAGCAGCAGGGAGACAAATAATAAGAAATCAGCAGACTCTGGCTATGTTAGGTACTTGGAATGAGGGAGTACTTGGAGGGAGGGCAGGCATTCATTCATAATGAGGAGCACTGCaagatagccaggcaggaggtgaGGCTGGAGCTCAGAGTGCAAGGTGGAAAGCATGAAACCCCATGCTAAGCAGAGAATATCACCCAGAGTGGAAAGCCTTGACCTTCTCCCTCCACTCTGCTCTGTAAGGGTCACATCCCACCTAAACATCAGAGCACAGGGTCCAACAGGGGAGGAGAGGTGCACTGTAATATGAGAGTTTTCATGACAATTCTGGAAGCCAGATTCTTCAAGGGTCAAAAGACCCACCCAGGCACATGGGAACCTTAGCTTAGAAAAACCCAACCTTGGTTTAATGCTATGCTGTCATCTTGAGAGACGATGTTGCTGTGCTGAGAATTGATGCTGGAGGTTCGCACATGCTAGGCGAGTGCTCTATCCCCGTGCTCTATATCCCTAGGCctcttcttgtttctcttttatttggaAACAAGATCTTACTCAGTTATTCcatctgtccttgaactcaattTATaacccaggcaagccttgaacatatatatgatcctcctgcctcagcccgcACCACCAGGCCTAGGTGGAAATTCTTAGTAACTTTGCAATAAAGGGATTCATATTCTCATTTTGTACTGAATCTTATCAATGCTCTTCATAAACTGTATTGTTTGACTGATTCTCCTACATATACAGCTCCTTTATTAAATCCAGAGTCTCTTCCTCATAAACCAAACGATAAGCCTAAGGATCTATCAGGAATTATTTACTAATCTTGTGTTTGGGGTATTCAGTAGGTACCCAATAATCTCACATTCCTAGAATTTTCAAATGGCTCTGTTTGctcattaattcattcaacagacagtcacagaagaggaaaaaaatataccCATAAAGTCCTTCCAATTAAAAGGTTACAGCAGGTCCCAGCAATGAACAAGGCTCTCATCAGAGTTGAACTTGGTTTCCAACCTCCAGTCAGACAGGTAAAACCATGACTTCAACGTgactaagttttaaaaaagaaaagcaagacagTATTTATGTGAATGTCTCATCCCAGCTCAAACACTAGCTTTAGTTCCCATTATCTGCTCTCACGGGAGCCCCGTTTGAGCTGAAGAATATGAATGCTTGACTGCCTCCTATTTCTCTCTTGACAGGCGTGAGTAACACCGAGGCACGGCAGCCAGGAAAGTCTCCCCATTTCAGTGCCAACTGGATCGTGGGCAGTGCTGACCTGGAGATCATTAACGCCACAACTGGGAAGAGGAGCTGTGGAGGCTCATCCCGGCTCTGCAAGCACGTGTTTTCTGCTCGGTGGGCACGGCTGCATGGTAGGGTAGGTCGCACCGGTCCTTTCTGGGGAGAAAACTAGCTGTGCCTGGGCTCTGGTTAAAACCCTGAGGAAAGCTCCAGGGAAATGGGACATCATTTGGTCTGCAGTAATTGTGAGAAAGGACATGCAAACTGATCCCCATGGTTACTGCCCTTTCTCCAACTAACTGCCCAGGAATTTCCTCCATGCACTTACAGCTTTGCTACCCAAATGTGGTCCTCAGAGCTTGGGGAGTGTGTCTCTGTGAAGTCACGCAACAAAAGAGCTTATTGTTGGACCAGCAAACCCCTATGCCAACTGGTTTACGTAGCATGTCATAAGTAAGGTACATAAAGGGACTAGAGAGAAAACTCCATGGTTAAGTATACTTGCTCCTCTAGTAGAGACCAGGGCTCAGTTCCAAAAATCTCATAGccacacacaactgtctgtagctccagtttcaggggatccagtgccctcttttggcttctgcaggcactgcacacatatggtacaagTATATGTACCcaggcccacacacatacacataaaataaaataatataataaatctctttttaaaacattaaaaagagaaaaagattttaTTCCAAGTTCAGATATAAACAAACTACTCAGAAAGTATATAAGGACTGGCAaggtggcttagtggataaatcacttgctaccaagcttgaggacccaagttcagtcctcaAGACCTACACGGTAAAAGAAAAGAACTAACTTCTGCAATTTGCCTTCTGACCTTCAAGTGCACATTGtggcatgcgcgcacacacacacacgagaagaaggaagaaaagaagggaaggaagttaGGTAATTTCCCACTAATTTTCAAAGATGGTCAAAATTAGCATTTTTCTCCAATCCAGAAGGCCACTCATTTCTATTACAGCAATGTTTCAAAATCTGCTTTCCATTAATGAATAGATAATAACTACATTTGGGGAGCTAAAACTGAAATGCAGAGTTTTACGTACTTTGAAAGTATAGCAGActataataaaatacagataaaaataaattagtgaaGAAAACGtactttgctcatttttttttgtattgggaCATAGTTCAGTCAATGAAATTCTTGCTATGCAAGCACAAAGACTTGAGTTAAAGCCCCAGAGACCATGTGAAAACACCCAGCATGGTAGCCTATTAGTCCTagaactgggaaggcagagatatGTGGATTCCTGAAGTTAGCTGTCCAGCCAGTCATCCTAGCCTAATCagcaagctctaggccagtgggagaccctgtcttagagaaGGGGTGGGGAACAAATTTGGTACCTTCTGAAGAACATTACTTCTGAGGttggcctctggtctccatatgcacctgcacacatgtgtgtacccaTATGACATGCACACCCAATAATAGAGTTGGATAGTAGAATAGCAGATGTACAAACACTGAAGCATTTTTGCCTACTCAGAGAATGTTAAAAACTATAGTTATCTAAGAGTTTGGCATtcaccttctgcctctgccacaaGCATGCAGAAATGGGTATGTGGCACCATATGTTCCAGTTCTGATTAgaactctctgcctctctcatgcCTACTCGGATCCCTTTTCCCACATCTCGCTTCTTCCAAACTGTAAGGTGTGGAGAAGCACAGGCTCTTCTTGTCTTGCTGAACAAATAGGTCCTTTTCTTGTTCACGTGATCATGGTGGCATTGGCCACAGAGTGGACACATTGATCTACAGACCCTCCAGGAAGACCCTGCAGTGTTATCTGAAGCTACCCTACCACAGgcctgccctctgcctctctgcctctctgcctctctgtcctcctgGTGGGGGAATGAAGACATGGATGGATAGGTTTTCCCTCCCTTACACTATTCCAACTTTTGTCTCCTATGACTCAGAAGCCCGATAACATCCCACTTTTACTGCCTTTCTAGTTAACAAGCAACATAACTCAAAgcccctcttctctcctgcctgccatgGTGCTGTTAGTGCACAAACCTCCCCTGGTAATCCTTCTTCAGGAAGAATATAGAAAGCAGTGGTTCTATTATTggtgctgttttgtttctttctggggTTTGCTGAGCTTTTTGGGTTTGGTTTATTTTGAGTTGGTGTCTTCCTATAtatcacaggctggccttgaacacacagcagtcctcctgactcaaccttgAAAGTGCAGAgcttacaggtgtgtatcaccacactcagctaggAAGCAGTGTTAAATTCTTAATAGGAGGTGAATCATCTGCTatgttatacattttttttagttGTCTGCACTTCTGATGCAGCAAAGTATCCTTAACAATTGGGTTTTTCACAGAATTTTCCAAAAGAACGCAGATAACCTCtcttccagttcttttttttttaatgtgtatatgtgtgtatgagttcaTACATAcaggagggaggggtgtgtgcacatgagtttgGAGGCCAAAAGTctatgtcaagtgtcttccttgattgtttctccttattttctgatacagggtctctcactgaacttgaaactCACCAAGTGGCTAGACTAGCTAGCCAGCCAGTCTCAGGCaactgcctgtctccacctccccagtgctgggattataggtgtgaaccaaCACCtgcagctttttacatggattctaggaatctgaactcaggtcctcatgcttgagagcTAGGCATTTTCCCAAATGAGCCATCTCAGGACCCTGCCACTGTACTGTTAAAGCAAAGGAGAAGGAGATGCCAAGGGTTGGAATCAAGCTGGTATTTTGCTTGTGAAACTCATGTTACTGTGAATGGTTGAAttcacttcctccttctttccacaGCTAAGCACACGGATCCCCGGCCAAGGAGAAACACCGTCCATGTACTGTGAGGCCAAGCTGGGGGCTCACACCTACCAATCTGTTAAACAGCAGCTCTTCAAGGCTTTTCAGAGAGCTGGTCTTGGTACCTGGGTGAGAAAACCACCAGAGCAAGATCAGTTTCTACTAAGTCTCTAAGTCATTAGACTCCTTTGCTATTGGACCAGAgtggaatgtctggaggggatgCAGCTGTATGATGGTGTGGTGTATCCATCAGTTTTTGACATTTATTCTCCTTCAGTGTTCAGGAACACACATGTCCATGTTTGGATGGGAGACTAGATTTGAGTTTTGGTCATGCTATTTCCCCCTGGGTTGTTAGTTACAAGAACTCTGTCCACATAGATAGAGGTAGAACCACTATTGCATCAGCCCCATCCCTTACTGGGTGTCAAAAGGAAATAATCTGTTTGGGCAAGAGGAGCTTAGAGGCAATATTGAAATGTGGTACTTGAGTGTAGTCTCATGCATCATCCTCtgtgcttccttcccttcccatggGCCTCTCTCATAGCGTGATTGAGTGTCACCAGCACAAGTTTATATGACTTCAAGATAAGTCACAGgtgaaaagaaaagctatgggCTCCCCAACTCCAAAGAACCCAACAGGAATGCTATATTGTCTTCATTATTCATTCAGGCCTTTCCACTTTCTATCAAAAAGGACTTGAGATGGACACTGTTAAAGAGCAACtaaagtaaataaaaccatgtTTATAACAGGAAGGGTTAGACACATAAGACACAAAAGAGTCATGATCTGTGATGCAAGAAAACTGCTTTTAAACTGCCCAATGGTAGAATGTTTCAAACAAGCCTAGGCCGATTGACTTGATCACAACCTTTTCATTGCTTTTCATAGATAATGGCAGTCATGGAAGAGAGAACTGCAGAATGCTTAACTACTACCCAATAATAGCAGATAAAGTAATGAAACTGACTCTTAGATcaaattctgaattttaaatgaatttttattataaagaaagcatacacataaaacattcaACAAAATCTTTAGGTTTGAGGAGCTACTCGATCTCTATCATTTTTAGGTTCCTTAATCATCATCTtgcatgaataaaataataataattataacagTAATAATGATGACTTACCATAGCTGCCAAATTTAAAGAAACAGAGTTATACCATGTATAGAATGGGTATCAAAGTTCGTGGCTACACATAAATCTTTTTACTATTTAGCCTATATCATGATCCCTAAAAGGAGAAGACCCAGGCAAAGAGAGGCATGTCACTAACATATTTTTAGTCAACCCATGttcctttaattaattttttccactT from Peromyscus leucopus breed LL Stock unplaced genomic scaffold, UCI_PerLeu_2.1 scaffold_103, whole genome shotgun sequence encodes the following:
- the LOC114684836 gene encoding double-stranded RNA-specific editase B2-like, coding for MAAIHYGGQNDQISISRDTGGSAGLWDSARSLLCIYDNPVKTIPRYFIRLECSGLQGALLCHFIEPVYLHSIIVGSLHHTGHLARVMSHRMEASASCLPHTGKNRPLLSGVSNTEARQPGKSPHFSANWIVGSADLEIINATTGKRSCGGSSRLCKHVFSARWARLHGRLSTRIPGQGETPSMYCEAKLGAHTYQSVKQQLFKAFQRAGLGTWVRKPPEQDQFLLSL